The following are from one region of the Hymenobacter radiodurans genome:
- a CDS encoding RluA family pseudouridine synthase: MTRPNLWSEQKEILFEDNHLLIINKPAGLLVQGDSTGDEPLSVKAAEYLRFKYKKPGAAFVGVAHRLDRPVSGVVALAKTSKALSRLNEMFRDNTVHKTYWALVGKRPEPTSGHLVHWLVKDPIRNVTKAYSTAHPQGQRSELDYEVLGQAGSRYLVQVNPITGRPHQIRVQLATGLGTPIVGDVKYGFLAPLPDVSIALHARRLELAHPVSKELMTFEAPLPSIAHWEAACAYY; the protein is encoded by the coding sequence GTGACTCGTCCGAATCTATGGTCGGAACAGAAGGAGATTCTGTTCGAAGACAATCATCTGCTTATCATAAATAAACCGGCTGGCTTGCTCGTACAGGGCGACTCAACCGGCGACGAACCGTTATCAGTAAAGGCTGCTGAGTATCTGCGGTTCAAATACAAAAAACCAGGAGCAGCCTTTGTAGGCGTAGCGCACCGACTAGACAGACCCGTAAGTGGCGTAGTAGCGCTTGCCAAAACCTCGAAAGCCCTGAGCCGCCTCAATGAGATGTTTCGGGATAACACGGTGCACAAAACGTATTGGGCGCTGGTAGGCAAGCGTCCTGAGCCCACCAGCGGGCACTTAGTGCACTGGCTCGTTAAAGACCCAATTCGCAACGTTACCAAAGCGTATTCTACCGCTCACCCGCAGGGCCAGCGTTCTGAACTGGATTATGAAGTACTAGGGCAAGCTGGCTCACGCTATCTGGTTCAGGTAAACCCTATTACAGGTCGCCCACACCAAATTCGGGTGCAGCTCGCTACCGGCTTGGGTACGCCCATTGTAGGCGATGTGAAATATGGATTTTTGGCACCCTTACCCGATGTAAGCATTGCTCTGCATGCTCGTAGGCTTGAGCTGGCCCACCCCGTTAGTAAAGAGTTGATGACCTTTGAGGCTCCCCTACCTTCTATTGCACATTGGGAAGCCGCCTGCGCCTATTATTAA
- the panB gene encoding 3-methyl-2-oxobutanoate hydroxymethyltransferase → MSQHKEVKLVTTHQLLAMKRRGEKIAMLTAYDFSMATLLDGAGIDVLLVGDSASNVMAGHETTLPITLDQMIYHASSVVRAVKRAFVVVDMPFGSYQGNSSEALRSAIRIMKESGGHGVKLEGGAEIRESITRILTAGIPVMGHLGLTPQSIYKFGTYTVRAKEESEAQKLLEDAQLLQELGCFALVLEKIPSALAKQVAEKLTIPVIGIGAGPDVDGQVLVVHDMLGITKEFKPRFLRRYAEIGDVMHDAVERYIQDVKTRDFPSAEEAY, encoded by the coding sequence ATGTCTCAGCACAAAGAAGTTAAGCTCGTGACCACCCATCAACTGCTAGCGATGAAGCGGCGGGGGGAAAAGATTGCCATGCTCACAGCCTACGACTTTTCGATGGCTACCCTGCTCGATGGTGCCGGTATTGACGTGCTGCTCGTAGGCGACTCGGCCTCCAACGTAATGGCCGGCCACGAGACGACTCTACCCATCACCCTCGACCAGATGATTTACCACGCCTCCTCCGTAGTACGGGCCGTGAAGCGAGCGTTTGTGGTGGTTGACATGCCTTTTGGCTCGTACCAAGGTAATTCGTCGGAGGCGTTGCGCTCGGCTATTCGCATTATGAAAGAATCGGGCGGACACGGCGTAAAGCTGGAAGGCGGCGCCGAAATCCGGGAATCCATCACGCGCATTCTGACGGCTGGTATTCCCGTCATGGGCCATTTGGGCCTCACTCCTCAAAGCATTTACAAATTCGGCACCTATACGGTGCGGGCCAAAGAAGAATCTGAGGCCCAAAAATTGCTTGAAGACGCACAACTGCTACAAGAACTCGGATGCTTTGCCTTAGTGCTGGAGAAAATTCCCTCGGCTTTGGCTAAACAAGTTGCTGAAAAGCTCACTATTCCAGTTATCGGTATCGGCGCCGGCCCCGATGTTGACGGGCAGGTGTTAGTGGTTCATGATATGCTGGGCATTACCAAAGAATTCAAGCCTCGTTTTCTGCGCCGCTATGCTGAGATTGGTGATGTAATGCACGATGCCGTGGAGCGCTACATTCAGGATGTAAAAACACGTGATTTCCCTTCGGCCGAAGAGGCCTACTAG
- a CDS encoding acyl-CoA desaturase, with protein MPILIFFVAHYYLSLFTQTFYLHRYAAHKMFTMNKFWEKFFYLFTYACQGSSFLSPRAYAILHRMHHAYSDTEMDPHSPHFSSNPFAMMWKTKVIYTDLLKHNVEAPERFEGDYPVWEAVENFGSQWYSRLAWGTAYVLFYINFATAWWMYLLLPVHFLMGPLHGAIVNWGGHKYGYQNFDNHDKSRNTLALDFLAFGELFQNNHHKLPLRVNFGVKWWEFDPTYVFIWGMDKMGVIKIKRKQQVPVRVAA; from the coding sequence ATGCCCATACTTATTTTCTTCGTTGCTCACTACTACCTTTCGCTGTTCACGCAGACATTTTATTTGCACCGGTATGCGGCGCATAAGATGTTCACAATGAACAAGTTCTGGGAGAAGTTCTTTTACCTCTTCACGTACGCTTGTCAGGGTTCCTCGTTCCTGTCGCCGCGGGCTTACGCCATCCTGCACCGTATGCACCACGCATACTCTGACACGGAGATGGATCCACACTCTCCCCACTTCTCATCCAATCCATTTGCGATGATGTGGAAGACGAAGGTCATCTACACTGACTTACTTAAGCACAACGTGGAAGCTCCTGAGCGCTTTGAAGGCGATTATCCAGTATGGGAAGCCGTTGAGAACTTTGGTAGCCAGTGGTATTCGCGCTTGGCGTGGGGCACGGCTTACGTGCTCTTCTACATCAACTTTGCTACCGCTTGGTGGATGTATCTATTGCTGCCTGTTCACTTTTTGATGGGTCCGTTGCACGGCGCTATTGTGAACTGGGGTGGCCACAAGTACGGCTACCAGAACTTTGACAACCATGACAAGTCGAGGAATACACTAGCCTTAGACTTCTTGGCTTTCGGCGAACTGTTTCAGAACAACCACCACAAGCTCCCATTGCGCGTTAATTTTGGTGTGAAGTGGTGGGAGTTTGATCCTACTTATGTGTTCATTTGGGGCATGGATAAGATGGGCGTCATTAAGATCAAGCGCAAGCAACAAGTACCAGTGCGGGTTGCTGCTTAA